Genomic DNA from Spiroplasma alleghenense:
TTTAGAAATTCTGGACCAGAGAGAGGAAAGGATTTAATTGCTGAAATACAATTAAATTTTAAAGAACTTATTTTTGGAACTACAAAAAAAATTGAAGCGAATCTACTAACAAAATGTGAAGACTGTGATGGTTTTGGAGCTAAGAATAAAGAAGATGTTGTAAAATGTGAATTTTGTGCCGGGGCAGGCTTTGTTAATGTAACTCAGGATTTAGGAATTGCTAAATTTCAAACTCAACAAAAATGTCCAAAATGTGCTGGAGCTGGTAAGACTTTCAAAAATAAATGTAAAACTTGTAAAGGAGAGGGTTGTTATCATAAGAAAACCACATTAGAAATTGTTATACCAAAAGGAATATTCCCAGGTCAACAACTTGTAATGCGTAATGTTGGTAACTATTCTAAATCCGGAGGCGAAAAAGGCCATCTATATATTAACATCCACTTATTAAAATCAAAGATTTTTGAATTGACTGAAGAAGGAAATATCAAAATGAAACTTAATGTTAGCTACCTTGATGTTATTTTACAAAATAAGATTCAAGTAGAAACTTTTGATGGACCAGTTCAGATTAAATTACCTATAAAATCTCAAAATGGAACATTAATTAATATAGAAAATAAGGGTCTCTATCGTTCGCAAAATTCATCTCATCGTGGGAAATTAATTTGTGTAATAAATATTGTAATTCCTGAAAAAATAAACGAACAAGAAAAAAAACTTTTTGAAGAAATATACAATATGACTGATTTTAAAGTAGAAAATGATATCAATGAATAAAATAATTAGTCCTTATTGAAAGGACTTTTTATTTTATCCAATTTTTGAAATCAATTCCTACTATAAAAAGCATTAAAAATATTGTATAATAGATATTAAAGTAGGTGTATTATGAGCAAAGATGTTAAAGTAGTAAAAATTAACCGTCAAAACGCAAATGAATCTTTTAATAAGAAGTATTTCAATCCTTTAGAATCAGTTTGATATGAAGATGATTTTACAGAGGAGTTTAAGGATGGTGTTGCAGATTTAGATCAAACAATTGCTAATTTTGAATCTCCCAATCCTACAAAAAAACCATTAAATGCAAATGCCCATTTTTTTCAAAACAATTTTCAAAATATAGAAGAAAATATTTTTAGTAAGGAAACTAATCATAATACAGAACTATCTGAACAAAATAGTCAATATTCAAATAATAAAGCAAATTACTTTGATCCAATTCATAACACAAGTTTGAATGTTTTAGGTCCAGAAGAGATTGCTAATACTAAAACCGATTTGCCAAAGTCTATAATCGAACTACGTGAGAAAAGTTTTTTGGAAGAGATGAAAAAAAAGAAACTCTCAAATCAGGAACAAGATTTTTATCAAAAAATAAAGATTAATTCTGAAGTCAAAAATAAAAATAACATTCAAGAAGTAGATTTTAAAAAACCATTTACTACAGTTATTGAAGAATATGATGTTGCAACTAAAGTTTTTGATAACGGACTTAAACACGTTATAAACAGTAAATCAGTAGAAAGTGTTAGTTTGGAAAACCAATCTGCCAAATCTGAAGTTATTAGAGAAAACGAAATTAAAAATAATTTTGCAAATTCACAGTTAAATACGAATGAATTAGTAGTAGAAAAAACTACAAATAATCAAGGTGATATTAAAAGCTTTAAAATACAAAAATCATTTAAAGATGGAGAGAAAATATTTAATAATAATTCAAGTTCATTTAATAAAGACAAATTAAATTCGGACCATAAAAATTCTGAAAAATTCTATGCAAATGTAAAAGAGCAAATTTTAGAGCCAATTTTTCATGGATTTGAGAGAGTTGATAAAAATGATAGACCTGAATTTAAAAATGATGCTGAAACTTTATTCAATAATAAAGAAATAGAAAGCATATTTGAACAAAATGGCAAGGCACCAGAAGTAGTTAATGAACGTTTTGTTGGTTCGAAAGTCAAAAATGATGAGGACGCGATAAATCCCTATATATTACCTCGTTCAAGTTCTAAAAAACATTATAATTTCGAATTAAATGG
This window encodes:
- the dnaJ gene encoding molecular chaperone DnaJ, whose product is MANKEKRDYYEILGVSKTADEKEIKTAYRKLAKKYHPDVNKDPEAVEKFKEATEAAEVLMDPNKRSRYDQFGHAGLDGASSGGGFGGFGGFGDFFSNMGAGGGGDFFEDIFSGFFGGGGRGRSNGFRNSGPERGKDLIAEIQLNFKELIFGTTKKIEANLLTKCEDCDGFGAKNKEDVVKCEFCAGAGFVNVTQDLGIAKFQTQQKCPKCAGAGKTFKNKCKTCKGEGCYHKKTTLEIVIPKGIFPGQQLVMRNVGNYSKSGGEKGHLYINIHLLKSKIFELTEEGNIKMKLNVSYLDVILQNKIQVETFDGPVQIKLPIKSQNGTLINIENKGLYRSQNSSHRGKLICVINIVIPEKINEQEKKLFEEIYNMTDFKVENDINE